A genome region from Camelina sativa cultivar DH55 chromosome 10, Cs, whole genome shotgun sequence includes the following:
- the LOC104720712 gene encoding uncharacterized protein LOC104720712 has product MRKVIVVDGTFLKNKYKGGLPFAFGIADSENDCSWEWFSMQLKMDIADEEGLSFVSDRHTSIAKSIGNIYPLAKYGICIPHLISNVITYNKGRGVAGMVAKASKAYRVADFEKEYDINTNNAAESINAALRSPREYPIILLLDSIREMMTSWFYESRELSAKQKDLLTVEVEKKISRRIEKGKFMNGYPMSRSMLQVKGNGVDYIVDLEKMTCSCGKFSIGKLPCRHAIKGAFDIGKDLYPYVDDVYTTTAWRLQYEETINPIGVPEEEWRVPQHVEDAKVRPPETRRHPGHAEKEDMNPLKTR; this is encoded by the exons ATGCGGAAAGTGATAGTAGTTGATGGaacatttttgaagaataaatacaAAGGAGGTCTACCATTCGCATTTGGaattgctgattctgagaatgattgtTCATGGGAGTGGTTTTCTATGCAACTTAAGATGGATATagctgatgaagaaggtttATCATTTGTGTCAGATAGACATACATCAATTGCTAAATCAATTGGAAACATCTACCCATTGGCTAAATATGGTATTTGCATCCCCCACTTGATTAGTAATGTTATAACATATAATAAGGGCAGAGGTGTCGCTGGTATGGTtgcaaaagcatcaaaagcTTATAGAGTTGCTGATTTTGAGAAAGA ATATGACATTAACACCAACAATGCGGCTGAGTCAATCAATGCAGCTTTGAGGTCACCCAGAGAGTATCCAATAATTCTTTTGTTAGACAGCATCAGAGAAATGATGACAAGCTGGTTTTATGAGAGTAGAGAGTTAAGTGCTAAGCAAAAAGATCTTTTAACTGTTGAGGTggagaaaaagatttcaagaagaatagAAAAAGGTAAATTCATGAACGGTTATCCGATGAGCAGATCCATGTTGCAGGTAAAAGGTAATGGAGTAGACTACATTGTTGACTTAGAAAAAATGACTTGTTCATGTGGAAAGTTCAGCATAGGAAAACTCCCTTGTAGACATGCTATAAAAGGAGCTTTTGATATAGGCAAGGATCTATATCCTTATGTTGATGATGTGTATACCACTACCGCATGGAGATTGCAATATGAGGAAACTATTAATCCAATAGGTGTTCCTGAAGAAGAATGGCGAGTCCCACAACATgttgaagatgcaaaagttcgaccacctgaaacaagaagacatccTGGACAcgcagaaaaagaagatatgaatccgCTGAAGACAAGATAA
- the LOC104719852 gene encoding KAT8 regulatory NSL complex subunit 3-like, with protein MASRRKRRKVNQESCADKSEIPCSPVVVLAHGAGAPSSSDWMIRWKEMLKKSLAAVEVVTFDYPYLSGGKRGVAPKAEKLIEFHLDVVKETAAKFPGHPLILAGKSMGSRVSCMVSALNEDITVSAVICLGYPLKGAKGVIRDETLLEMGVPVMFVQGSKDPMCPLDKLEAVCNEMKAVTELHVIDGGDHSFKIGKKHLETKGLTQDEVEDVALNAIAAFVSKSLAQSA; from the exons ATGGCTTCAcggaggaaaagaagaaaggtgAATCAAGAATCATGTGCTGATAAATCAGAGATTCCATGTTCGCCGGTCGTTGTATTAGCTCACGGTGCCGGTGCTCCCTCTTCTTCCGACTGGATGATTAG ATGGAAGGAAATGTTAAAGAAGTCATTAGCAGCTGTTGAAGTGGTCACATTTGACTACCCTt ATCTTTCTGGTGGGAAAAGAGGAGTTGCACCGAAAGCTGAAAAATTGATTGAGTTTCATTTGGATGTTGTTAAAGAAACTGCTGCTAAATTCCCTGGTCATCCTTTGATATTAGCTGGCAAATCAATGGGTTCTAG AGTAAGCTGTATGGTTTCAGCTTTGAATGAAGATATTACAGTTTCAGCTGTGATTTGTTTAGGATATCCACTTAAG GGCGCTAAAGGTGTGATAAGAGACGAGACCTTGCTGGAAATGGGAGTCCCAGTGATGTTTGTGCAG GGTAGCAAAGATCCTATGTGTCCTCTGGATAAGCTTGAAGCTGTTTGTAACGAAATGAAAGCTGTTACTGAGCTGCATGTGATTGATGGTGGAGATCACTCCTTCAAGATTGGGAAGAAACACCTTGAAACAAAGGGGTTAACACAAGATGAAGTCGAAGATGTTGCTCTGAATGCAATAGCCGCTTTTGTCTCCAAATCTCTTGCTCAAAGCGCATAA
- the LOC104719851 gene encoding uncharacterized protein LOC104719851, with translation MAPLPVSVTVTVTVLLFTLALSVASSKPGNDIIDEPLTTVSVEPDPDSSKPTLPGSDEVTSFVNFHPINRHFPRRPLTTTEPFKRRPCHELRWGRGLQISYGNDMILSGEDEKVAGTDVVVADIPAIKILVGSEEDNGSKKAKVKLVKRKEEDERDYYKRKIRKFLNHLV, from the coding sequence ATGGCCCCGCTCCCCGTTAGCGTTACCGTTACCGTCACCGTTCTTCTGTTCACGTTGGCTCTCTCCGTCGCTTCCTCCAAGCCGGGAAATGACATCATCGACGAACCCTTAACCACTGTATCAGTCGAACCCGACCCAGATTCCTCAAAACCAACCCTTCCCGGATCCGACGAGGTCACAAGTTTCGTCAATTTCCATCCGATCAACCGTCATTTCCCTAGACGTCCGTTAACGACGACGGAACCTTTCAAACGCCGTCCGTGCCACGAGCTGCGGTGGGGACGAGGCCTTCAGATCTCTTACGGCAACGACATGATTTTGTCCGGCGAAGATGAGAAGGTGGCAGGTACAGACGTCGTCGTTGCGGATATCCCGGCGATTAAGATCTTAGTCGGGTCGGAGGAGGATAATGGGTCCAAGAAGGCTAAGGTGAAATTGGTAAAgcgcaaagaagaagatgagagagactATTACAAGAGAAAGATTCGCAAGTTTCTCAACCATTTGGTctga
- the LOC104720711 gene encoding putative F-box/LRR-repeat protein At5g41630: MESENKDRISDLPDALICHILSFLPTKEAVSTSVLAKKWRPLFVDVPSLDIDDSNCRKPPMSYEEKRTNGASFMRFVDRVLALQGNAPIKRFQLVGSDVVSELWVLDWVPKVLRRGVSDIHLNMSSHWENFESPKFNPLPPEMFVSKTLVRLTIIFERGVNISVKGDVSLPKLKTLHLNYFKITTSMFNKLLSGCHSLEELVLTNLMWAKSLKHDVVFISIPTLKRLKFCRYEQYDDANKTVSLSFDNPNLVYMEYIDTIIDRYQQVSFGSLVEATIGLRLTPDESYFQWYECENYLKSSEKSNVTNFLNGILNVKILHLTPDMLQVLGCCRDTIPIFNNLTRLTIETKPETEVLWKPLPALLKSCPNLVTLVFKGLHHISTDRCKDEDGCLCKYFIEYTKVVDRTCLSSSPVKVIEILNFGEILDDNDDDDDDDDENGGLVHCLREKIEHVKYFLENMPNLEQVRMRFLSSNEEDVMMKVFKKLQNLPKVASPNCKIQVFSDNLSLSYYTSD, translated from the exons ATGGAATCGGAAAATAAGGATAGGATCAGTGATTTACCAGACGCACTGATATGTCACATCTTATCCTTTCTTCCAACAAAAGAAGCTGTTTCCACTTCTGTTCTTGCCAAAAAGTGGAGGCCTCTGTTTGTTGATGTACCAAGTCTTGACATAGATGACTCCAACTGTCGCAAACCTCCAATGAGTTACGAAGAAAAGAGAACGAATGGTGCAAGTTTTATGCGTTTTGTGGATCGTGTATTGGCTCTGCAAGGGAATGCTCCAATCAAGAGATTCCAACTTGTAGGTAGTGATGTTGTCAGTGAACTGTGGGTGCTGGATTGGGTACCGAAAGTGTTGAGACGTGGTGTATCAGATATTCATCTAAACATGTCTTCGCATTGGGAAAATTTTGAGTCCCCGAAATTTAATCCTCTGCCTCCAGAGATGTTTGTAAGCAAGACACTGGTTAGGCTGACAATCATATTTGAACGTGGCGTCAACATTAGTGTGAAAGGTGATGTTTCTCTTCCGAAGCTTAAGACTCTCCATCTTAACTATTTCAAGATAACAACGAGTATGTTTAACAAGCTTCTCTCTGGCTGTCATTCGCTCGAAGAATTAGTGCTGACTAATTTGATGTGGGCTAAGTCTTTGAAACATGATGTTGTGTTCATATCTATCCCAACCCTCAAGAGACTCAAATTTTGTCGCTATGAACAATATGATGATGCTAACAAAACCGTGTCCTTGTCATTTGATAATCCAAATCTGGTCTACATGGAGTATATTGATACTATTATTGATAGGTATCAACAAGTGAGTTTTGGTTCGCTTGTTGAAGCTACTATCGGACTTCGACTTACACCAGACGAGTCCTATTTCCAATGGTATGAATGTGAGAATTATTTGAAATCCAGTGAAAAGTCTAATGTAACAAATTTTCTCAACGGAATACTCAATGTCAAGATCCTCCACTTGACTCCTGACATGCTTCAG gtacTTGGTTGCTGCCGTGATACAATACCAATATTCAACAACCTCACTCGTTTAACTATCGAGACTAAACCAGAAACCGAAGTACTATGGAAACCATTGCCAGCTTTACTCAAGAGTTGTCCAAATCTAGTAACCCTCGTCTTCAAA ggacTGCATCATATATCCACAGATAGATGTAAGGATGAGGACGGGTGCTTATGCAAGTATTTCATTGAGTATACGAAAGTGGTCGATCGTACTTGCCTGTCATCAAGTCCGGTCAAAGTTATAGAGATACTTAACTTTGGTGAAATTCTTGATGAcaatgatgacgacgacgatgatgatgatgaaaatggtGGACTTGTTCATTGCTTAAGGGAGAAGATAGAGCATGTCAAGTACTTCCTAGAGAATATGCCGAATCTTGAGCAAGTGAGAATGCGCTTTCTTTCATCAAATGAAGAAGATGTAATGATGAAAGTATTCAAGAAACTTCAGAATCTTCCCAAAGTAGCTTCACCCAACTGCAAAATCCAAGTATTCTCTGATAACCTCAGCCTATCATATTATACTTCCGACTAA
- the LOC104720708 gene encoding uncharacterized protein At1g43920, Chloroplastic-like, translating to MSSSSETSVVASSNRGVPSKCICGAGVRIFTSRTKENPGRPFFRCLTKRDPSSWTNKRDGHLFKWVEEAVYEEVEDALPKLGLMANEIVKTKSQVNQLTAALLELKEEALWSKVEIRKFRTLLKVCFVCVVCICVVSIGIAYLVIGKAQQMKFVLGY from the exons ATGAGTTCTAGCTCGGAGACATCGGTGGTTGCTTCGTCCAACCGTGGAGTGCCATCCAAGTGCATTTGTGGAGCCGGTGTGAGGATCTTTACATCGAGAACCAAAGAAAATCCTGGTCGACCGTTCTTCCGTTGTTTAACCAAAAGAGATCCAAGCTCGTGgacaaacaaaagagat GGTCACTTGTTTAAGTGGGTCGAGGAGGCGGTGTATGAGGAAGTTGAAGATGCATTACCAAAACTAGGACTTATGGCAAATGAGATCGTGAAAACGAAATCCCAAGTTAATCAGTTGACTGCTGCTTTACTAGAGTTGAAGGAAGAAGCATTGTGGAGCAAAGTGGAAATCCGCAAGTTCAGAACGTTATTGAAagtgtgttttgtgtgtgttgtttgtatTTGTGTTGTCTCAATTGGCATTGCTTACCTAGTGATTGGTAAAGCACAACAAATGAAGTTTGTTCTCGGTTATTAG
- the LOC104720709 gene encoding putative F-box/LRR-repeat protein At5g41840 — MKNEKNKIGGCRDIISGLPDAMICHILTFLPTKEAASTSVLAKRWKLLLAFVPNLEFDDSIHLHSPPESKSFMDFVDSVLALQANAPLRRFHLKCKNVIDEYKVLDWITKVLKRGVLDIDLYVPTSWDGMDSFYTLPPGIFVSKTLVRLKIQFEDGVSIKVKRGVSLPNLKTLHLDYFRIDTRLFNKLLSGCHALEELVLVDLMWDDPWVSVEPFSVTVSIPTLKRMKFCRSKRFDEDNDYVSLSLDNPNLVYLEYSDTISDKYQQVSFGSLVEASLGLRVTSDQIYKPLYMTDSFLESKDKINVTNLLTGICNVKILYLSNDTLEVLGGCRDTIPVFNNLIRLTIKTAPDVGWKSLPALLKNCPHLETLVFEGLHHKVTNRCVDEDGCLCKYRSGRETRSCLSSSPVKVIKIMKFGEIYDDDEDDEDEDEDEDEEVDDDVDEDEDEDEDGESCDEIDEGIEEQVEQVRKFIETMPDLEQVILYYNTPHDKDVMELFKQLHQLPAVASAQCTVQIISDNLSLSSTLSSTKRRYSS, encoded by the exons atgaaaaatgaaaagaacaaaattggtGGTTGTAGAGATATAATCAGCGGTTTACCAGACGCAATGATTTGTCACATCTTAACCTTTCTTCCAACTAAAGAAGCCGCCTCAACTAGTGTTCTTGCCAAAAGATGGAAGCTTTTGCTTGCTTTTGTACCAAATCTTGAGTTTGATGACTCCATCCATCTCCATTCTCCTCCAGAAAGTAAGAgttttatggattttgtggaTAGTGTGTTGGCTTTGCAAGCGAATGCTCCGTTGAGAAGATTCCACCTCAAGTGTAAAAATGTCATCGATGAATATAAGGTGTTGGATTGGATAACCAAAGTGTTGAAACGTGGTGTGCTAGATATCGATCTATACGTTCCGACTTCTTGGGATGGTATGGACTCTTTTTATACCCTGCCACCAGGTATCTTTGTGAGCAAGACATTGGTTAGGCTGAAGATACAGTTTGAGGATGGTGTCAGCATTAAGGTGAAACGTGGTGTTTCTCTTCCGAATCTTAAGACACTACATCTTGATTATTTTCGGATCGATACACGTTTGTTTAACAAGCTTCTTTCTGGATGTCACGCTCTCGAAGAACTAGTGCTGGTTGATTTGATGTGGGACGATCCTTGGGTTAGTGTAGAACCTTTCTCCGTGACCGTGTCTATCCCAACCCTCAAGAGAATGAAGTTTTGTCGTTCCAAAAGATTTGATGAAGATAATGACTACGTGTCACTGTCACTTGATAATCCAAATCTGGTCTATCTAGAATATTCTGATACTATTTCTGACAAGTATCAACAAGTGAGCTTTGGTTCGCTTGTTGAAGCTAGTCTCGGACTTCGAGTGACATCTGATCAGATCTATAAGCCATTGTATATGACAGACTCTTTTCTGGAATCCAAGGACAAGATTAATGTCACAAATCTTCTCACCGGAATATGCAATGTCAAGATCCTCTACTTGTCTAATGACACTCTTGAG gTACTTGGTGGCTGCCGTGATACAATACCGGTATTCAACAACCTGATTCGGTTAACTATTAAGACCGCACCAGATGTGGGATGGAAATCATTGCCAGCCCTACTCAAGAATTGTCCACATCTAGAAACCCTTGTCTTCGAA GGACTACATCACAAAGTTACAAATAGATGTGTCGACGAGGATGGGTGCTTGTGCAAATATCGTAGTGGGCGGGAGACTCGTTCTTGCTTGTCATCAAGCCCGGTGAAGGTTATAAAGATAATGAAGTTTGGTgaaatatatgatgatgatgaggatgacgaggatgaggatgaggatgaggatgaggaggttgatgatgatgttgatgaggatgaggatgaggatgaagatggtGAATCTTGTGATGAAATTGATGAAGGCATAGAAGAGCAGGTAGAACAAGTCAGGAAATTCATAGAGACAATGCCGGATCTTGAACAAGTTATACTGTACTACAATACACCTCATGATAAAGATGTGATGGAATTATTCAAGCAACTTCACCAGCTTCCGGCAGTGGCATCAGCCCAATGCACTGTCCAAATTATCTCAGATAACCTCAGCTTATCTTCTACTTTGTCGAGTACTAAACGGAGGTACTCTTCTTGA